The region CGCGCCTTTTACTGGATCGACTGGATCCCCGTGCGCCTGACGGCCGTGGCGTTTGCCGTGGTCGGCAATTTCGAGGATGCCATCTACGCCTGGCGCAATTTCGCCCAGCGCTGGCAGGACGAGGCCATCGGCATCATCCTGACGGCCGGCGGCGGCGCCATGGGCGTACGCCTGGGCACGCCAGCGGAAACGGCGGCCCGCGTGCTCGTCACGCCGGACATGGCCGTCGATGACAGCGACAGCGAAAGCGATATCCTGCCAGGCGAAGAGCCGGGCGCGCGCGCCTTGCAGAGCACGGTGGGCCTGGTCTGGCGCGCCTTGCTGCTGTGGATGCTGCTGCTGTTGTTGATGTCGGGCGCCGTTTTCCTCGGCTGACGCGGGCGCACACGCGCCATCCATGCGCCTTGCGCGTGGAACAAGGTTAAAATAGGGGCTGGCGCGTTAGGCGTGCCGGCCCCTGTTTGCATCGTCAGGGCAGATCGAGGTAGAACCCAAGTCTTCTATAAGATATAATACTGGCTTACCGCAGCAAACGTAGTTGACTACCAGCCCGGCTTACCCGCCGGGGCCATTCACGCAATCCAGTCCCGACAAGCCACATGGCCGAGTTATCTCAAAAAACAGGGGAACTCTCAGACGAGTTCTTCATCCTTGGTCTCACCAGCAATGGCAAGCAATTCCGACCCAGCGATTGGGCCGAGCGCCTTTGTGGAGTGATGTCCTGTTTCAATCCCGAAGGTGGCGGGCGCAATGCGCACCTCCAGTATTC is a window of Janthinobacterium rivuli DNA encoding:
- a CDS encoding DUF3579 domain-containing protein produces the protein MAELSQKTGELSDEFFILGLTSNGKQFRPSDWAERLCGVMSCFNPEGGGRNAHLQYSPYVRPTVVNGVKSVVVNTKLREIEPMAFHFVREFAKDNDLQIVEACFLPPPEEK